The following coding sequences are from one Pirellulales bacterium window:
- a CDS encoding HIT domain-containing protein, which produces MPTEHLWAPWRLGYLLDKPEPPDLSHLHWLDKADQGCFLCRAAVDPDLHDTLTVWRSAELVVVLNRYPYNNGHLLIAPRRHVAGLPDLTPAEQQATLPLLTRLTQVLEQQLRCGGTNIGLNLGAVAGAGVPGHLHWHIVPRWAGDQNFMPVTAGVQVLPQSLDALWELLTQALAE; this is translated from the coding sequence ATGCCAACAGAACACCTATGGGCCCCCTGGCGATTGGGCTATTTACTGGACAAGCCCGAACCGCCCGACCTTAGTCACTTACACTGGCTGGACAAGGCGGATCAGGGCTGCTTTTTATGCCGCGCGGCGGTAGACCCCGATCTGCATGACACGCTTACCGTATGGCGTTCGGCGGAATTGGTCGTGGTGCTCAATCGTTACCCCTATAATAACGGCCACCTGCTTATTGCTCCCCGGCGGCATGTGGCGGGTTTACCGGACCTGACTCCCGCCGAACAACAGGCGACCTTGCCGCTCTTGACCCGTTTAACCCAGGTTTTAGAACAGCAACTCCGTTGCGGGGGGACAAATATCGGGCTCAACCTGGGTGCCGTGGCAGGGGCGGGGGTGCCGGGACACCTGCACTGGCATATTGTTCCCCGCTGGGCCGGTGATCAAAACTTTATGCCCGTTACAGCCGGTGTGCAGGTGTTGCCCCAGTCGCTGGATGCGTTGTGGGAATTGCTTACGCAGGCGTTGGCGGAGTGA